Proteins from one Primulina huaijiensis isolate GDHJ02 chromosome 18, ASM1229523v2, whole genome shotgun sequence genomic window:
- the LOC140964859 gene encoding phosphatidylinositol 4-phosphate 5-kinase 1-like: MPEPLLFANPAASLGESEKMKPFQEGGEVKLIDGATTSTPRSVLIIPKSKSPAACRRVTPASISVEDGTLEKHLRSGDLYIGSFSNGTPHGLGKYLWKNGCMYEGGWKKGKASGKGKFSWPSGATFEGEFKSGRMKGTGTFIGSDGDTYKGSWAADRKHGYGVKHYVNGDHYEGQWRRNLQDGQGRYVWRNGNEYIGEWKNGNIHGKGVWVWNNGNIYGKKGSSDQFLNGIFPPSFDGKKGCEDGLKGYFDHKLAVPLMAVGDETVNAGVIGGGGKMLESGVVKLPVPRICIWRSNAEAGDITCESLDNTQASNLNRGGFVMDQNGINQFGKNSRVSKGEVKKPGQKIAKGHKNYDLMLNLQLGIRHSVGRQNSVLSYLKASDFDPKEKFWTRFPTEGSKTTPPHQSVEFRWKDYCPAVFRDLRKHFQVNLADYMLSVCGNDALRELSSPGKSGSFFYLTEDNRFIIKTVKKAEAKVLIKMLPSYYKHVCQFENSLITKFFGIHCVKPVGGVKTRFIVMGNLFHSEYRIHKRFDLKGSSHGRTTNKHEGEIDETSTLKDLDLNFVFRLQTNWYQELMKQINRDCEFLEAERIMDYSLLVGIHFRDDNTGDEIGLSPFLLRTGENASYQNEKSMRSYHFLEAELQGRDQIFAGRKPLTRLGANMPARAERVARRSNVDHYTPGGFRHSTPRCSSETYTVVLYFGIIDILQDYDISKKLEHAYKSLHVDPASISAVDPKLYSKRFKDFIGRIFVEDG; the protein is encoded by the exons ATGCCTGAGCCATTGTTATTCGCGAACCCAGCAGCATCACTAGGAGAAAGTGAGAAGATGAAGCCATTTCAAGAAGGTGGCGAGGTGAAATTAATCGATGGTGCAACAACATCTACTCCAAGATCAGTTCTTATCATTCCAAAAAGCAAATCCCCGGCAGCTTGCCGCAGAGTGACACCCGCTTCGATTTCAGTGGAAGATGGGACTTTGGAAAAGCATCTACGCAGCGGAGACCTTTATATTGGATCCTTTTCTAACGGTACTCCTCACGGGTTGGGTAAATATTTGTGGAAAAATGGGTGTATGTATGAAGGGGGGTGGAAAAAGGGGAAAGCGAGTGGTAAGGGGAAATTTTCTTGGCCTTCGGGAGCTACGTTTGAAGGAGAATTCAAGTCAGGTCGGATGAAGGGTACGGGCACTTTTATCGGGTCGGATGGGGATACGTATAAAGGTTCGTGGGCAGCTGATAGGAAACACGGATACGGAGTGAAACATTATGTTAATGGGGATCATTATGAGGGTCAGTGGAGAAGAAATTTGCAAGATGGACAAGGGAGGTATGTGTGGAGGAATGGGAATGAGTATATTGGAGAGTGGAAAAATGGAAATATTCATGGAAAGGGTGTTTGGGTTTGGAATAATGGGAATATATATGGTAAAAAAGGGTCTAGTGATCAATTCTTGAACGGTATTTTTCCACCTTCTTTTGATGGGAAGAAGGGATGTGAAGATGGTTTGAAGGGATATTTTGATCATAAGTTGGCGGTGCCATTGATGGCGGTTGGAGATGAGACTGTGAATGCAGGGGTAATTGGCGGGGGAGGGAAGATGCTCGAAAGTGGGGTGGTGAAATTGCCTGTTCCCCGGATTTGCATTTGGAGATCGAATGCGGAAGCTGGGGATATAACTTGTGAGAGTCTGGACAATACGCAGGCGTCAAACTTGAATCGTGGAGGATTCGTGATGGATCAAAATGGGATTAATCAGTTTGGGAAGAATTCTCGTGTTTCAAAAGGAGAAGTGAAGAAGCCCGGGCAGAAGATAGCTAAAGGTCATAAGAATTATGATCTGATGCTTAATCTTCAATTGGGTATTAG GCACTCTGTGGGGAGACAAAACTCTGTATTGAGTTATCTTAAAGCCAGTGATTTTGATCCGAAGGAGAAGTTTTGGACTCGGTTTCCTACTGAAGGTTCGAAAACTACACCACCCCATCAATCTGTGGAGTTCCGATGGAAGGATTATTGTCCTGCAGTGTTCAG GGATTTAAGGAAGCATTTCCAAGTCAATCTGGCCGATTATATGTTATCTGTTTGTGGAAACGATGCTCTTAGGGAGCTTTCATCCCCTGGAAAGAGTGGAAGTTTCTTTTATTTAACAGAGGATAATaggtttattataaaaacagtGAAAAAGGCAGAAGCCAAG GTGCTTATCAAGATGCTTCCAAGTTATTACAAACATGTATGTcaatttgaaaattctctcatcACTAAGTTTTTCGGCATTCATTGCGTGAAACCAGTTGGTGGTGTCAAG ACGAGATTCATTGTGATGGGAAATTTATTCCACTCCGAGTATCGAATccataaaagatttgatttgaaaGGCTCATCCCATGGCCGCACCACGAATAAGCACGAGGGAGAGATTGATGAAACCTCGACACTTAAGgatcttgatttaaattttgtttttaggcTGCAAACCAATTGGTACCAAGAACTAATGAA ACAAATAAATCGTGATTGTGAATTCTTGGAGGCAGAGAGGATTATGGATTACAGCCTGTTAGTAGGTATTCATTTTCGCGATGATAATACAGGAGATGAAATCGGTCTGTCGCCGTTTCTGTTGCGTACAG GAGAGAATGCTTCATATCAAAATGAAAAGTCAATGCGCAGCTATCATTTCCTTGAAGCTGAACTACAAGGCAGGGACCAGATTTTTGCTGGCAG GAAACCACTGACCAGACTGGGCGCCAACATGCCTGCACGAGCAGAGCGAGTGGCTCGAAGGAGTAATGTTGATCACTACACTCCCGGTGGATTTCGCCACTCGACACCTCGGTGCAGCAGTGAAACCTACACAGTAGTCCTGTACTTTGGTATCATCGACATTCTACAAGACTACGATATCAGCAAGAAACTCGAACATGCATACAAATCATTACATGTTGACCCTGCTTCAATCTCAGCTGTTGATCCCAAACTGTATTCGAAAAGATTCAAAGATTTCATAGGAAGAATATTTGTGGAGGATGGATGA